A section of the Mangifera indica cultivar Alphonso chromosome 12, CATAS_Mindica_2.1, whole genome shotgun sequence genome encodes:
- the LOC123193552 gene encoding uncharacterized protein LOC123193552 — protein MAFYSSDYRHSYPGESYQIPNRENYHNVPSQVLMADCSHEFSNQNLFEYHPVSYYDAYYPFVNHSVIADFSDEFSNRNLFEYNCTPYYDSSHSSVNHSAMAYSVSTFCEPKSIVYDLYHGDYNSVSQYTVSYAVSNSELDDAEFEEYDPTPYGGGYDLTQTYGKPLPPSDELCYPRSMPNSSALPSNGVNFGSIESPYGKKDVEESAAKPHIEIKRAPTNEDTLQVSNGDRQNIEYENAHGGSAGEDGHDCEDSPAWANHGIGSNGGNSYEYDTRVTQIPSGYGLEAMDLCESIFGYWPCLARNNRSSHDCQHVCKKESSSNQWKETADYLFGSSNTYAERRNGEDSYGEPICNYERHYEEQALHRQIEYYDDDSQTYKFKIF, from the coding sequence ATGGCTTTCTACAGCTCCGACTATCGTCATTCTTATCCTGGTGAGAGTTATCAAATTCCCAATAGagaaaattatcataatgttcCATCGCAAGTCTTAATGGCTGATTGCAGTCATGAATTTAGCAACCAAAACTTGTTTGAGTACCATCCTGTTTCTTATTATGATGCCTATTATCCCTTTGTGAACCACTCAGTCATTGCTGATTTTAGCGATGAATTCAGCAACCGAAACTTGTTTGAGTACAATTGCACTCCTTATTATGATTCTTCTCATTCTTCTGTGAACCACTCAGCCATGGCATACTCTGTATCCACTTTCTGTGAGCCAAAATCTATCGTATATGACCTTTACCATGGTGATTACAATTCCGTTTCTCAGTATACGGTCTCATACGCTGTCTCAAATTCTGAGTTAGATGATGCTGAGTTTGAAGAATATGACCCCACACCTTATGGTGGAGGCTATGATCTTACTCAAACGTATGGAAAACCCCTTCCGCCCTCAGATGAATTATGTTATCCTCGTTCGATGCCAAATTCAAGTGCTTTGCCTTCAAATGGTGTCAATTTTGGATCCATAGAATCTCCTTATGGGAAGAAAGACGTTGAAGAGTCTGCAGCAAAGCCTCATATTGAAATTAAACGAGCTCCAACGAATGAAGATACGCTGCAGGTTAGCAATGGAGATCGCCAAAACATAGAGTACGAAAATGCTCATGGCGGTTCCGCAGGAGAAGATGGTCATGATTGTGAAGATAGCCCTGCCTGGGCTAACCATGGAATCGGATCTAACGGAGGCAATAGCTACGAATACGACACGAGAGTGACTCAAATTCCATCCGGGTATGGCTTGGAAGCAATGGACCTTTGTGAGAGCATATTTGGTTACTGGCCTTGTTTAGCTAGGAATAACAGGAGTAGCCATGATTGTCAACATGTATGTAAAAAAGAAAGCAGCAGCAACCAGTGGAAAGAGACTGCAGATTATCTTTTTGGAAGTTCAAATACGTATGCCGAAAGAAGGAATGGAGAAGATAGTTACGGAGAACCCATCTGTAACTATGAAAGGCATTATGAGGAACAAGCTCTTCACAGACAGATTGAGTATTATGATGATGATTCTCAGACGTACAAGTTCAAGATTTTCTGA